One Methanomassiliicoccales archaeon genomic region harbors:
- a CDS encoding ArsR family transcriptional regulator produces MNGFFQVYLTPKGLKQVSNPLRQRILLELQKRELSLSDISDITGKAQSTISGHLEELVKDDLISFKDDPTDSRRKVYFLISKPIGSSAEPREDLKLAIGNTIAGSIGLPSSFLKGVIRSIIIGMESIGLRMEPMLRDIGRLIGAEISKRIKSSTLDGVIKEIKIFYEQHELGEVCVYSVRPLILIIRDEYNCHRMPETGRSFCILNEGIIGGILESCMGMRLSIIMDAECLASGYSHCKYYVEPMTKSVT; encoded by the coding sequence ATGAATGGATTCTTTCAGGTGTATCTTACTCCAAAGGGTTTAAAACAGGTATCAAATCCACTTCGACAAAGAATTCTCTTGGAGCTGCAAAAAAGGGAACTCAGTTTAAGCGACATATCGGACATCACTGGAAAGGCACAATCAACAATATCAGGACACCTCGAAGAATTGGTCAAAGATGATCTTATTTCTTTCAAAGATGATCCGACGGATAGTAGAAGGAAAGTTTATTTTCTGATCTCAAAACCGATCGGATCTTCAGCCGAACCGAGAGAAGATCTGAAACTCGCAATAGGTAATACTATTGCAGGATCGATCGGATTGCCTAGTAGTTTCTTGAAGGGCGTAATTCGATCTATCATTATAGGAATGGAATCGATTGGACTCAGGATGGAGCCTATGTTGAGAGATATCGGAAGACTCATAGGCGCGGAAATATCAAAGCGTATAAAGTCGTCAACTCTTGACGGCGTTATAAAAGAGATCAAGATTTTCTATGAGCAGCACGAATTAGGTGAGGTCTGTGTATATTCAGTCAGACCTCTTATTTTGATCATAAGGGACGAATACAATTGTCATCGGATGCCGGAGACAGGTCGGAGTTTTTGTATTCTAAACGAGGGGATAATCGGTGGAATCTTAGAAAGCTGCATGGGCATGCGATTGAGTATTATAATGGACGCAGAATGCTTAGCAAGCGGTTATAGCCACTGCAAATATTATGTCGAGCCAATGACGAAAAGCGTTACATGA
- the dapA gene encoding 4-hydroxy-tetrahydrodipicolinate synthase has product MSKKFRLQGVYPALVTPFDKKEDINEDALRSLVRNIFDHVDGFVPCGTTGEFEYMSYDERKRVFDICIDEVNGKKPVIAGTGDPCTRNVIELTKYAQDAGADACLVVAPYFLRPSDKGIFEHFYRLSRAVDIPIILYNIPQTTGGYLPRRVIEDLADIDNIVGLKDSSGNLTYTMEVLEKTKGKIDIVVGHDEVVLPALAGGCSGMILASAQVYPDVWQRVFRAIKEGNLIKGREEQLKVQKLSRIFCRYGGPVPIKIALKYMGIDMGKTRGPLKEGGVILHEDREEIRLELEKIGKVPVSQPPIETPEIPLEKRFEDIGITPADIVNDGVLIGSASAGSGINKVRIDLVIGKKDGVVGVSFASQLVYLRRGYEALPAILEPNLSAKPSCLIVPTVELKNLRQANIMYGPAQAGIAKAIADKVEAAVIPRVMIDTHVMLAKAFVHPNALERDILYKNFYEATMEAIDMAFRKGVL; this is encoded by the coding sequence ATGAGTAAGAAATTCAGACTCCAAGGAGTTTACCCCGCTCTCGTAACTCCCTTCGACAAGAAAGAAGACATAAACGAAGATGCTCTGAGAAGCCTGGTTAGGAACATCTTTGATCATGTGGACGGTTTTGTTCCGTGCGGCACAACGGGTGAATTCGAATACATGAGTTACGATGAGCGAAAACGTGTTTTCGATATATGCATTGATGAGGTGAATGGAAAGAAACCTGTCATCGCCGGTACAGGTGATCCTTGCACACGCAACGTGATTGAGCTGACGAAATATGCTCAAGACGCTGGCGCTGATGCGTGCTTAGTCGTTGCACCGTATTTCTTGCGCCCATCGGACAAAGGAATCTTCGAGCATTTTTACAGACTATCACGAGCCGTTGACATTCCAATCATTCTATATAACATACCCCAGACGACCGGTGGATACCTGCCAAGAAGAGTCATAGAGGATCTCGCTGACATCGACAATATCGTTGGGCTGAAAGACTCATCTGGAAATCTAACATACACGATGGAAGTGCTTGAAAAGACGAAAGGTAAGATTGATATCGTAGTTGGGCACGATGAGGTTGTACTTCCGGCACTAGCTGGTGGGTGTTCTGGTATGATTCTAGCGAGCGCCCAAGTTTATCCTGATGTCTGGCAGAGAGTTTTCAGAGCTATTAAAGAAGGGAATCTCATAAAAGGAAGGGAAGAACAACTCAAAGTACAAAAACTCTCCAGAATTTTTTGCAGATATGGTGGGCCAGTTCCTATCAAGATCGCACTAAAATATATGGGAATAGACATGGGAAAGACTAGAGGGCCCCTCAAAGAGGGTGGTGTAATTCTTCACGAAGATCGAGAGGAAATAAGACTTGAACTTGAAAAGATAGGAAAAGTCCCAGTTTCTCAGCCGCCTATCGAGACACCAGAGATCCCTTTGGAGAAGAGATTTGAAGATATAGGAATCACACCAGCAGATATCGTAAATGATGGGGTACTTATAGGTAGCGCTTCTGCAGGTTCGGGTATAAACAAGGTACGAATAGATCTTGTTATTGGGAAAAAGGACGGTGTCGTGGGGGTATCGTTTGCGAGTCAACTCGTTTATTTAAGAAGAGGGTATGAAGCACTGCCAGCCATACTTGAGCCAAATCTCTCAGCAAAACCGAGCTGCCTCATTGTTCCAACGGTTGAATTGAAAAATCTAAGACAGGCAAACATCATGTATGGACCTGCACAAGCTGGAATTGCCAAGGCCATCGCGGATAAAGTGGAGGCTGCTGTAATACCTAGAGTGATGATCGATACACATGTGATGTTAGCTAAGGCATTCGTGCATCCGAACGCGCTAGAACGAGACATCCTTTACAAGAACTTTTACGAGGCTACAATGGAGGCAATAGACATGGCCTTCAGAAAGGGGGTGTTGTAA
- a CDS encoding ATPase domain-containing protein, with the protein MKKKYECPRCGAGIKPGDIQCDRCGEILKPVESKKDTPSLSVTVEKVLSEEEVSVAFGQSEYLTISRQKQLLVQREAEITKKEKELKEKERKLLETIEALERDNQALEEAMKRCKEFETELRAREEALLSRESELETLAMKLEKQMRELEISAGSGRKIKLTDEEFERLLALKEDYEKALNEGYARLRKQIEEELKERFEKLIQLQKQIEAVDISHRIIPETQDGKVRDREEKISIEPAETLDLSSIIEELKREADLQTKTIVGKEPIDMRIRTHIERLDVAMGGGIPAGNVILINGCAGTMKSTLAYAILYNSAIHEGLNSMYFSLEQSRESLLNQMEKMGMPKEKSGNKVLVVDMIDLRKRMVKERGDWRNILMRYVGNIKKEWDFKIFVLDSIESFKSLTDYQLSRQDLKDLFDWFRSLNMTVLLISEKPLEVLLDNAESEAYLADGIIEMRMKEIDDVRVQRWLRVLKMRGTEIDPRYFSFTHDGSRFNLTVPIVE; encoded by the coding sequence ATGAAGAAGAAATATGAATGCCCAAGATGCGGTGCTGGTATCAAACCCGGCGATATACAGTGTGACAGATGTGGCGAAATATTGAAGCCTGTGGAGTCAAAAAAAGACACGCCATCACTTTCTGTCACGGTTGAGAAAGTTCTCAGTGAGGAAGAAGTCTCAGTAGCTTTTGGTCAATCAGAGTATCTTACGATTTCAAGGCAAAAGCAACTGCTCGTTCAAAGGGAAGCGGAGATTACCAAAAAAGAAAAAGAATTGAAAGAAAAAGAAAGAAAATTGTTGGAGACGATCGAGGCACTTGAAAGAGATAATCAAGCACTTGAGGAAGCAATGAAGAGATGCAAAGAATTTGAAACGGAACTAAGAGCGAGAGAGGAAGCTTTACTAAGCAGAGAAAGTGAGTTGGAAACGCTTGCTATGAAACTTGAGAAGCAGATGAGAGAACTTGAAATATCCGCTGGTTCTGGCAGGAAAATCAAGCTGACTGATGAGGAATTTGAGAGACTTTTGGCGCTCAAAGAGGACTATGAGAAAGCGCTGAATGAGGGGTACGCTCGATTAAGAAAGCAGATCGAAGAAGAGCTCAAGGAACGATTCGAGAAGCTTATACAGCTTCAGAAACAAATTGAGGCCGTTGATATATCCCATCGTATAATTCCTGAGACCCAAGATGGGAAAGTGAGAGATAGAGAAGAAAAAATATCAATAGAACCCGCTGAAACTTTAGATCTCAGTAGTATCATTGAAGAACTAAAAAGGGAGGCCGATCTGCAAACAAAAACTATTGTCGGTAAAGAACCGATTGACATGAGAATAAGAACACACATTGAGAGACTTGATGTTGCTATGGGAGGGGGGATTCCAGCTGGCAACGTGATTCTCATAAATGGCTGTGCTGGAACGATGAAATCAACGCTTGCTTACGCAATTCTTTACAATTCCGCCATTCATGAAGGTCTCAATAGCATGTATTTTTCCCTCGAACAGAGTAGAGAATCGCTTCTTAACCAGATGGAGAAAATGGGGATGCCGAAGGAGAAGTCGGGAAACAAAGTTCTAGTCGTGGACATGATCGATCTTCGGAAGCGGATGGTGAAGGAGAGAGGAGATTGGCGCAACATTCTAATGAGGTATGTTGGAAATATAAAAAAGGAATGGGACTTCAAGATATTTGTTCTCGACTCAATAGAATCGTTTAAGTCATTGACAGACTATCAGCTTTCTCGCCAAGACCTCAAAGACCTATTTGACTGGTTCAGATCACTTAACATGACAGTTCTATTGATTTCAGAGAAACCGCTAGAGGTTCTCCTTGATAATGCGGAAAGCGAAGCATATCTTGCTGACGGGATTATTGAAATGCGCATGAAGGAGATTGATGACGTTAGAGTCCAGCGATGGCTAAGAGTTCTGAAAATGCGCGGCACTGAGATAGATCCGCGTTACTTCTCTTTTACGCACGATGGCAGTAGATTCAACCTAACTGTGCCTATAGTTGAATGA
- a CDS encoding ATPase domain-containing protein, translating into MSQNGRIKTYVEGFDKVLEGGIPAGNIVLIAGTPGTMKSSLTYYILYHHATESGKIGVYVTLEQSRESLLRQMEKMGMPTEPVIDKLHVLDLSLLRKKLRQISGAGSWLHVFKAYLQNLNENLKYELLAIDSLDVLETMAEITNRRTELFYLFQWLKELGATVFLISEASPEKILEGTFDEGYLSDGIITLKMQVVRDVETQRRIRCVKMRETNHDPSYFTLLFNANRFQVTKVISE; encoded by the coding sequence TTGTCGCAAAATGGTAGAATAAAAACATATGTAGAAGGATTTGACAAGGTTCTGGAAGGCGGTATACCTGCGGGTAACATTGTGCTGATTGCGGGGACACCGGGAACAATGAAGTCGTCGCTTACGTACTATATATTGTATCATCACGCCACTGAGAGTGGAAAGATCGGTGTTTATGTCACTCTCGAACAATCCAGAGAAAGTCTCCTTCGCCAAATGGAAAAAATGGGGATGCCAACGGAACCCGTTATTGATAAACTCCATGTCCTCGACCTCAGTCTGCTCAGAAAGAAATTGCGGCAGATCTCGGGAGCTGGTTCTTGGCTACACGTTTTCAAGGCCTATTTACAAAATCTTAACGAGAATTTAAAATACGAGTTGCTAGCAATCGATTCACTGGATGTACTGGAAACGATGGCCGAAATCACCAATAGGCGAACTGAGCTTTTCTATTTATTCCAATGGTTAAAAGAATTAGGTGCCACCGTCTTTCTGATTTCTGAAGCATCACCTGAGAAAATCCTTGAGGGGACATTTGATGAAGGATATCTTTCCGATGGAATAATTACTCTCAAAATGCAAGTCGTTAGGGATGTTGAGACGCAAAGGCGCATTAGGTGCGTAAAGATGCGAGAAACAAATCACGATCCTTCGTATTTCACACTTCTTTTCAATGCAAATAGATTCCAGGTCACCAAAGTCATAAGCGAATGA
- the dapA gene encoding 4-hydroxy-tetrahydrodipicolinate synthase codes for MPRAEWLKGIYPAIVTPFKRDETIDEDALRNLVDHLIDHVNGFVVAGTTGEFVYLTDRERMRALEIVIDQVGKKVPVIAGTGASSTKATVELTKNAKDIGADAALVVTPYYFNPTWKEIYEHFDAVNEVGLPIILYNIPQCAGMHQQWWTTEGLAYLDNVIGVKDSSGDIPYMTALFEKIRGKINILCGHDEVGTAALLSGADGLILASANLIPDIWQRIYKHVQRGEIEEARQLQQKIQKLVRIIARTSGNQAVKEGLWMTGIDVGYSRRPTMPGDAFRHEDREEMRIELEVLGKIKPRETTYVLGDKRIVTRVPATPQTPTVVDGFALKVGEGYAGPPDHEIAHTDLLIGIKGGPVEIAIERALQADAGQGKMRIVNDLPRTLLVPTVTPRTKKQEELLYVHAVAGLKWAIDASIQDGFLPREILEDIVLLANVFVHPAAANRHRVKVNNYKAARYAIRKAIEGRPTLDEIFYQKESVRHPFKYTP; via the coding sequence TTGCCCAGGGCAGAGTGGCTTAAAGGAATATATCCAGCAATCGTCACTCCTTTTAAAAGGGATGAGACTATCGATGAAGATGCGCTCAGGAATCTCGTTGATCATTTGATAGATCACGTCAACGGATTTGTCGTGGCTGGAACTACAGGCGAATTCGTTTATTTAACAGATCGCGAGCGGATGCGAGCATTAGAGATTGTCATCGACCAAGTTGGGAAGAAAGTCCCTGTGATTGCCGGAACCGGTGCAAGTAGCACAAAAGCCACAGTCGAACTGACTAAAAATGCGAAGGATATTGGCGCGGATGCCGCGCTCGTGGTGACCCCCTATTACTTCAACCCGACCTGGAAAGAGATATATGAGCACTTCGACGCTGTAAACGAGGTAGGCCTGCCCATTATCCTCTACAACATACCGCAGTGTGCTGGCATGCACCAGCAGTGGTGGACAACAGAAGGTTTGGCTTATCTTGACAATGTAATTGGCGTCAAAGATTCTAGCGGAGACATACCTTATATGACAGCACTATTCGAAAAAATTCGAGGAAAAATTAACATACTTTGTGGTCACGATGAGGTCGGAACGGCAGCTTTACTCAGTGGAGCTGATGGACTCATTCTTGCAAGTGCAAACTTAATCCCCGATATTTGGCAGAGGATATACAAGCACGTACAAAGAGGAGAAATAGAAGAGGCTAGGCAGCTCCAACAGAAGATACAGAAATTAGTGAGAATTATTGCCCGAACTAGCGGAAACCAGGCAGTGAAGGAGGGACTATGGATGACAGGCATTGATGTTGGCTACTCAAGAAGGCCGACTATGCCCGGAGACGCATTTAGACATGAAGACAGGGAGGAAATGAGAATTGAACTCGAAGTTCTTGGCAAGATCAAACCCCGAGAGACGACCTATGTTCTTGGAGACAAAAGAATAGTCACGAGGGTTCCCGCTACGCCACAAACTCCAACGGTTGTTGACGGATTCGCGCTGAAGGTCGGAGAAGGATACGCTGGACCTCCTGATCATGAAATTGCTCACACCGACCTTTTGATTGGAATAAAGGGAGGGCCGGTTGAAATAGCTATTGAGAGGGCACTCCAGGCTGATGCTGGCCAAGGAAAGATGAGAATTGTTAACGATCTCCCTCGTACGCTGCTTGTACCAACCGTTACGCCTAGAACGAAAAAACAAGAGGAGTTGCTTTATGTGCACGCAGTGGCAGGCTTGAAATGGGCTATAGATGCGAGTATCCAAGATGGTTTCCTTCCCCGTGAGATTCTTGAAGACATAGTGCTTCTTGCGAACGTGTTTGTTCATCCTGCAGCTGCCAATAGACACCGAGTGAAAGTCAATAACTACAAGGCGGCAAGGTATGCGATAAGAAAGGCGATTGAGGGAAGACCTACTCTGGATGAAATATTTTACCAAAAAGAGTCAGTTAGGCATCCGTTCAAGTACACACCATAG
- a CDS encoding NAD(P)H-hydrate dehydratase, which translates to MKIATVSQMKDMDRKAIEVYGMDELLLMENAGLAVYDVIKKELCGVRGLKFAVFCGPGNNGGDGLVVARKIHSNGGKVKVLLLQPPVDFRGIAKKNLDMIERRGMEISVITSVDEIMHTIDECDAIIDAILGTGITKELSGLFKEVIEAINRSGKPIFSVDIPSGINGNNGLVMGVAVRANFTITFGLPKIGNVIHPGYEYSGKLYVSHISFPPALYENDSLTVEINIPDQIPPRKQDAHKGTFGEVLFIAGARGYLGAPYFSALSFLKAGGGYSRLAAPASVSSFIATKGSEIVMIPQKETPSGSIAFDNKDSLLELANKMDMVVMGPGLSLNEETQELVRYLAENIEKPLLIDGDGITAISKNLNCIKRRDKTTIITPHPGEMSRITGVGVQEIRKDRIGLVERTAKELNAIVVLKEGISFIGRPDGKVFINMSGNSGMSTAGSGDVLNGSIAAMYGQGMPIEEAVKAGVFIHGLAGDLAADAIGQDGMTAQDILNFMPSAVRYYRTHYDRISRTLYGKITVI; encoded by the coding sequence ATGAAAATTGCCACCGTATCACAGATGAAGGATATGGATCGAAAAGCCATCGAAGTTTATGGCATGGACGAGTTGCTGCTCATGGAAAACGCAGGACTCGCAGTTTATGATGTAATAAAGAAAGAATTGTGTGGCGTGAGGGGGCTGAAATTTGCGGTTTTTTGTGGCCCCGGAAACAACGGCGGGGATGGGCTCGTTGTTGCAAGAAAAATACACTCAAATGGCGGAAAGGTCAAGGTTTTACTTTTGCAACCCCCGGTAGACTTCAGAGGGATCGCTAAGAAGAACCTAGACATGATAGAACGCAGAGGAATGGAAATTTCCGTAATAACGTCTGTTGATGAGATAATGCACACTATTGATGAATGCGACGCGATTATCGATGCAATTCTGGGTACTGGGATAACAAAGGAGTTATCGGGTCTTTTCAAAGAAGTCATTGAAGCCATCAATAGAAGCGGCAAACCGATTTTCAGCGTTGATATTCCCTCTGGGATCAATGGCAATAATGGTCTTGTAATGGGTGTTGCTGTGAGGGCAAATTTTACGATCACTTTTGGTTTGCCAAAAATAGGAAATGTAATCCATCCTGGTTATGAGTACTCTGGCAAACTTTACGTATCTCATATTTCTTTTCCACCAGCACTATATGAGAACGATTCCTTGACAGTTGAGATCAACATACCAGATCAAATCCCTCCAAGAAAACAGGATGCTCATAAAGGCACTTTTGGCGAAGTGCTTTTCATCGCTGGAGCACGTGGATACCTCGGAGCTCCATACTTTTCCGCCCTCAGCTTCCTTAAGGCTGGGGGTGGATATTCGAGACTTGCTGCTCCTGCTTCGGTATCGTCCTTCATTGCTACCAAAGGAAGCGAAATAGTCATGATTCCCCAAAAGGAGACGCCGAGTGGCAGTATAGCTTTCGACAATAAGGACTCGTTGCTTGAGCTTGCAAACAAAATGGATATGGTCGTCATGGGTCCGGGACTATCGCTTAATGAGGAAACCCAGGAACTAGTTAGGTATCTCGCGGAGAATATAGAAAAGCCACTGCTAATCGACGGGGACGGAATTACCGCGATCTCGAAAAATCTAAATTGCATTAAGCGGAGAGATAAAACAACGATCATCACGCCGCATCCAGGTGAAATGTCTAGAATAACGGGTGTTGGGGTGCAGGAAATTAGAAAAGACAGAATTGGTCTTGTAGAGCGCACTGCGAAAGAACTCAACGCGATTGTAGTTTTGAAGGAGGGGATCTCTTTCATAGGTCGTCCAGATGGAAAAGTATTTATTAATATGAGCGGAAACTCAGGGATGTCTACAGCTGGAAGCGGCGATGTGCTCAACGGGAGCATTGCGGCAATGTATGGTCAAGGCATGCCGATAGAGGAGGCTGTCAAAGCAGGAGTCTTCATCCATGGCCTAGCAGGTGATCTGGCAGCTGATGCGATCGGTCAAGATGGAATGACTGCCCAGGACATACTCAACTTCATGCCTTCCGCCGTACGATATTATCGCACTCACTATGATAGAATTTCACGAACTTTGTACGGGAAGATTACGGTCATATGA
- a CDS encoding RAD55 family ATPase, with product MVHIERIRTFIHNFDENLQGGIPKGQVVLITGTPGTMKSSLAYSILYHNALQNGIKSVYMTLEQSKDNLLQQMISMGMDDERAKEFIHILDLGLIRKSLTQLSAKGTWLQVFKMYADSLKRSIGYELLVVDSLDVLEMAAQMGENRRTELFYLFEWLRNLGVTSFLISETSPEKMLENKYDEGYLADGVISLKLQEIGETDIQRRIRAVKIRSTNHKTGYFSLLFSDGVFRATQVITE from the coding sequence ATGGTACACATCGAGAGAATCCGAACTTTTATCCACAACTTTGATGAAAATCTTCAAGGAGGTATTCCAAAAGGGCAGGTTGTGTTAATTACGGGAACACCTGGAACGATGAAATCTTCCCTTGCTTACAGTATACTTTACCACAATGCGCTTCAAAACGGAATAAAAAGTGTTTACATGACGCTCGAACAATCCAAGGATAATCTTCTTCAACAAATGATAAGTATGGGCATGGATGATGAGAGAGCGAAGGAATTCATTCATATTCTGGATCTCGGACTCATTAGAAAGAGCCTGACTCAGTTGAGCGCGAAGGGTACATGGCTTCAGGTCTTCAAAATGTACGCGGATAGTTTAAAACGCAGCATTGGATACGAGCTGCTTGTTGTGGATTCTCTTGACGTTTTGGAAATGGCGGCGCAAATGGGCGAGAACCGCCGTACAGAACTTTTTTACCTGTTCGAATGGCTAAGAAACCTCGGAGTCACTTCTTTCCTCATTTCGGAAACTTCTCCAGAGAAGATGCTAGAGAACAAATACGACGAAGGATACTTGGCTGATGGAGTGATAAGTCTTAAACTCCAGGAGATCGGCGAAACAGATATCCAGCGAAGGATAAGGGCGGTGAAGATCAGAAGCACGAACCACAAGACTGGATATTTTTCGCTGCTATTCAGTGACGGAGTGTTCAGGGCCACTCAGGTAATAACTGAATAG
- a CDS encoding zinc ribbon domain-containing protein — translation MNDVSFCPYCGERIVSGANFCPKCGRQLPVTGSSSSMQQQNYAPQPRTYSGRSKPEAAIVLSIIAGVFILINGILVAALGAILLFSFLPAGIIVLGAGLIFGLIVFIAAIKLNQKPEEHLMWGVVILVFSILSIVIGGGFIIGLILGFIGGLLAILWNE, via the coding sequence TTGAATGATGTAAGTTTTTGCCCTTATTGTGGCGAAAGAATTGTGTCAGGGGCGAATTTTTGCCCAAAATGTGGCAGGCAATTGCCAGTTACTGGCAGTAGTTCGTCAATGCAACAACAAAATTATGCGCCTCAGCCGAGAACGTATTCAGGAAGATCAAAACCAGAAGCTGCAATTGTCCTCTCAATAATTGCGGGCGTTTTCATTCTTATTAACGGTATTTTGGTAGCTGCTCTTGGAGCCATATTGTTATTCTCATTCTTACCTGCTGGCATCATTGTACTTGGCGCGGGTCTCATCTTTGGCCTGATCGTCTTTATCGCCGCGATTAAATTAAATCAGAAACCGGAAGAACACCTGATGTGGGGAGTCGTTATACTCGTTTTCTCCATTTTGAGCATCGTGATAGGCGGTGGCTTCATAATCGGATTGATTTTGGGATTCATTGGCGGGCTTTTGGCAATCCTTTGGAATGAATGA
- a CDS encoding anaerobic ribonucleoside-triphosphate reductase activating protein, producing MCKTHANCAMRIAGFAKTSLVDWDGFVASTIYLPGCNFRCPACHNRDLVFIPEKLDEIPLSEIVKYLEDNADFIDGVVITGGEPTIQNGLADFIMVFRDMNLKVKLDTNGSQPRILEDLIDDELLDFVAMDIKGPMNEKYDDVSGIEAPLDDIKKSISIIMDSGIDYEFRTTVVPVFLDTRDIESIAAYIGGAKKYALQQFQPKNTLDERFTVVRPYSSDRIREMAAVAKKYVRKVIIRGLI from the coding sequence ATGTGCAAAACGCATGCAAACTGCGCAATGAGAATTGCCGGTTTCGCCAAAACTTCGTTGGTCGATTGGGATGGCTTTGTGGCTTCCACAATTTATCTTCCAGGATGCAATTTTAGATGTCCAGCCTGCCATAATAGAGACCTGGTTTTTATACCAGAGAAATTAGACGAAATTCCGCTAAGCGAAATAGTAAAGTACCTTGAAGATAACGCCGATTTCATAGATGGTGTAGTAATTACAGGTGGGGAACCAACGATCCAGAATGGATTGGCAGACTTCATTATGGTGTTTCGCGACATGAACCTTAAGGTGAAACTCGATACGAACGGAAGCCAGCCAAGGATCCTGGAGGACTTGATAGATGATGAATTGCTTGATTTTGTCGCCATGGACATTAAAGGACCAATGAACGAAAAATATGACGATGTATCAGGAATAGAAGCACCATTGGATGATATAAAGAAGAGCATCTCAATAATCATGGATTCTGGGATCGACTACGAATTCAGAACAACTGTTGTCCCTGTTTTCTTGGATACGCGTGACATTGAATCCATAGCTGCCTACATTGGCGGAGCAAAAAAATATGCTCTCCAGCAATTTCAGCCGAAGAATACTCTTGATGAGAGATTTACTGTCGTTCGACCATATTCTTCAGACAGAATAAGAGAAATGGCAGCGGTGGCAAAGAAATATGTTAGGAAGGTTATCATCAGAGGTCTCATTTGA
- a CDS encoding nicotinate-nucleotide diphosphorylase (carboxylating), whose protein sequence is TRKTTPGFRKYEKKAVLIGGGDPHRFRLDDAILIKDNHLKIVGSITEAVSKAKTVSFTKKIEVEVESIEQAVEAAKAGADIVMLDNMPPEQVEVASLAVKKLNDHILVEVSGGLTPESAPKYARYADIISLGYITHSPKAIHFKLEITSIKSPEGN, encoded by the coding sequence ACCAGAAAAACAACTCCCGGTTTCAGAAAGTACGAAAAAAAAGCAGTTTTGATTGGGGGTGGTGATCCTCACCGTTTCAGACTTGATGATGCTATTCTCATAAAAGACAATCACCTCAAGATAGTAGGTAGTATAACGGAGGCGGTGTCAAAGGCCAAAACCGTTTCCTTCACTAAGAAAATTGAAGTTGAAGTTGAATCCATTGAGCAGGCGGTAGAAGCAGCAAAGGCTGGAGCAGACATTGTAATGCTCGACAATATGCCACCTGAGCAAGTAGAAGTTGCGTCTCTTGCAGTAAAGAAACTCAACGATCACATTCTTGTAGAAGTTTCTGGCGGTCTCACTCCTGAATCCGCACCAAAATATGCTAGGTATGCAGACATTATTTCACTCGGATACATAACGCATTCACCTAAAGCCATACATTTTAAACTCGAGATCACAAGCATAAAATCACCAGAGGGTAATTAG